One window from the genome of Streptomyces cadmiisoli encodes:
- a CDS encoding single-stranded DNA-binding protein gives MNETMVCAVGNVATQPVYREPASGPSARFRLAVTSRYWDREKNAWADGHTNFFTVWANRQLASNAAASLSVGDPVVVQGRLKVRTDVREGQSRTSADIDAVAIGHDLARGTAAFRRANANANAGEAEAPVTPPRPEPAWETPEADTEIAASRPRPEHAAVT, from the coding sequence ATGAACGAGACGATGGTCTGCGCGGTGGGCAACGTGGCGACCCAGCCCGTCTACCGGGAGCCGGCGTCGGGACCGTCCGCGCGGTTCCGGCTGGCGGTGACCTCCCGGTACTGGGACCGAGAGAAGAACGCCTGGGCGGACGGGCACACCAACTTCTTCACGGTCTGGGCCAATCGGCAGCTCGCTTCGAACGCGGCGGCGTCCCTGTCGGTGGGCGATCCCGTCGTCGTCCAGGGCCGCTTGAAGGTGCGGACGGACGTGCGGGAGGGACAGAGCCGGACCTCGGCGGACATCGACGCCGTGGCGATCGGCCACGATCTGGCGCGGGGTACCGCCGCGTTCCGGCGAGCCAATGCCAATGCCAATGCCGGCGAGGCGGAGGCGCCCGTGACACCGCCCCGGCCCGAACCCGCGTGGGAGACACCCGAGGCGGACACCGAGATCGCTGCGTCCCGGCCACGGCCGGAGCACGCGGCGGTGACATGA
- a CDS encoding acyl-CoA thioesterase, giving the protein MRHIYRCPLRWADMDAYGHVNNVVFLRYLEEARIDFLFRPDKDFQQGSVVARHEIDYKRQLVHRHAPVDIELWVTEVRAASFTLTYEVKDGEQVYVRASTVIVPFDFEAQRPRRITVQEREFLQEYMDDVEEGEAVAA; this is encoded by the coding sequence TTGCGGCACATCTACCGCTGCCCGCTGCGCTGGGCGGACATGGACGCGTACGGCCACGTCAACAACGTGGTGTTCCTCCGCTACCTGGAGGAAGCCCGTATCGACTTCCTGTTCCGCCCGGACAAGGACTTCCAGCAGGGTTCCGTGGTGGCGCGCCATGAGATCGACTACAAGCGGCAGCTCGTCCACCGGCACGCGCCCGTGGACATCGAGCTGTGGGTCACGGAGGTCCGGGCGGCCTCCTTCACCCTCACCTACGAGGTCAAGGACGGCGAGCAGGTCTACGTCCGCGCCTCGACGGTGATCGTGCCGTTCGACTTCGAGGCGCAGCGCCCGCGCCGGATCACCGTGCAGGAACGGGAGTTCCTCCAGGAATACATGGACGACGTGGAAGAGGGGGAGGCCGTCGCCGCATGA
- a CDS encoding ABC transporter ATP-binding protein: MTTNPTLADLADRANARRERPAYGHDALISCDRLVRVFSTDGVEVQALQGLDLLVREGELMALVGASGSGKSTLMNILAGLDTPTAGAARVAGRDLLAMTAGDRLAYRREVVGFVWQQTSRNLLPHLSAAQNVALPMQLAGGRRIRRRDRSERTLELLELLEVADCRDRRPHQMSGGQQQRVAIAVALANKPAVLLADEPTGELDSHTAEQVFAAFRTANERLGTTIVIVTHDQAVAGEVRRTVAIRDGRTSTEVLRRSQRDAATGHETVVAREYAMLDRAGRLQLPAEYTRALGMHDRVALELEADHIGVWPDDSEQRD; encoded by the coding sequence ATGACGACGAACCCCACCCTCGCCGACCTGGCCGACCGCGCGAACGCCCGCCGTGAACGCCCCGCATACGGCCACGACGCCCTGATCAGCTGCGACCGCCTGGTACGTGTCTTCAGCACCGACGGCGTGGAGGTCCAGGCCCTCCAGGGCCTCGACCTGCTCGTCCGCGAGGGCGAGCTCATGGCCCTGGTCGGGGCCTCGGGCAGCGGCAAGTCGACGCTGATGAACATCCTCGCCGGCCTCGACACCCCCACCGCCGGGGCCGCCCGGGTGGCCGGCCGCGACCTGCTTGCGATGACCGCCGGGGACCGGCTCGCCTACCGCCGCGAAGTGGTCGGATTCGTCTGGCAGCAGACCTCGCGCAACCTCCTGCCCCATCTGAGCGCCGCGCAGAACGTCGCCCTGCCCATGCAGCTCGCCGGCGGCCGCCGGATCCGCCGCCGCGACCGGTCGGAACGCACCCTGGAACTCCTGGAGTTGCTGGAGGTCGCCGACTGCCGCGACCGGCGCCCGCACCAGATGTCCGGCGGGCAGCAGCAACGTGTCGCCATCGCGGTCGCGCTCGCCAACAAGCCCGCGGTCCTGCTCGCCGACGAACCCACCGGCGAACTCGACTCCCACACCGCGGAACAGGTCTTCGCCGCCTTCCGTACGGCGAACGAGCGTCTGGGCACCACCATCGTCATCGTCACCCACGACCAGGCGGTGGCCGGCGAGGTGCGCCGCACCGTCGCCATCCGCGACGGCCGCACCTCCACCGAGGTGCTGCGCCGCAGCCAACGGGACGCGGCGACCGGCCACGAGACGGTGGTGGCCCGGGAGTACGCCATGCTCGACCGGGCCGGCCGGCTGCAACTCCCCGCCGAGTACACCCGCGCCCTCGGCATGCACGACCGCGTGGCCCTGGAACTGGAGGCCGACCACATCGGCGTATGGCCGGACGACAGCGAGCAGCGGGACTGA
- a CDS encoding YfjP family GTPase, which translates to MRPDAVRRGADGRGDSRAQSGTRADSRTQPGARTEPDDAWDDGLIARRVNETTAPEQPAVVETRPSAPQTVPPLAYDGPLRSRLDALRELVGLSRARLDNKTLAEAGRVLDEAAARRKLSGQHTVVAVAGATGSGKSQLFNALAGVAISETGVRRPTTAAPIACSWSDGAAGLIDRLGIPGRLRRRPLQSPEAEAQLRGLVLVDLPDLDSAAVQHREQAEKVLELVDAIIWVLDPEKYADAVLHERYLRPMAGHAEVMFVVLNQVDRLPGEAAHQVLDDLRRLLDEDGIPLGEYGEPGATVLALSALTGDGVGELREALGQFVTERGAAARRISADLDAAAVRLWPVYATTRRAGLSEQARDEFSARLADAVGATAAGEAAERAWLRSANRACGTPWLRLWRWFHVRREPQTGRVQLRAQQADEQATARQRVEQAVRTVADRASTGLPTPWAQAVREAAVRGAQGLPEALDELAERTGLPAGRPPTPGWWPVAVLAQASMTILQVVGGLWLVGQIVGVIPPNLGVPVMLMVAGIIGGPIVEWSCRMAARGPARRYGLDAERRLREAAAGCGRARVLDPVASELLRYREVREQYGKVTGAGVGVR; encoded by the coding sequence ACGAGACGACCGCCCCCGAGCAGCCTGCCGTCGTGGAGACCAGGCCGTCCGCCCCGCAGACCGTGCCCCCGCTCGCCTACGACGGCCCGCTCCGCTCCCGCCTCGACGCGCTGCGCGAACTGGTGGGCCTGTCCCGCGCCCGGCTCGACAACAAGACGCTCGCCGAGGCGGGCCGGGTCCTCGACGAGGCGGCGGCCCGGCGCAAGCTGTCCGGGCAGCACACCGTCGTCGCCGTCGCGGGCGCGACCGGCAGCGGCAAGTCGCAGCTGTTCAACGCGCTGGCGGGGGTGGCCATCTCGGAGACGGGGGTGCGCCGTCCGACGACCGCCGCGCCCATCGCGTGCAGCTGGAGCGACGGTGCCGCCGGCCTCATCGACCGGCTCGGCATCCCGGGGCGCCTGCGCCGCCGCCCGCTCCAGAGCCCCGAGGCGGAGGCGCAGTTGCGCGGGCTGGTCCTGGTCGACCTGCCCGACCTCGACTCGGCGGCCGTACAGCACCGTGAGCAGGCCGAGAAGGTCCTGGAACTGGTCGACGCGATCATCTGGGTACTGGATCCCGAGAAGTACGCCGACGCCGTCCTCCACGAGCGCTATCTGCGGCCCATGGCCGGGCACGCCGAGGTCATGTTCGTCGTCCTCAACCAGGTCGACCGGCTCCCCGGTGAGGCCGCCCACCAAGTGCTCGACGACCTCCGGCGGTTGCTGGACGAGGACGGCATCCCCCTCGGGGAGTACGGCGAACCGGGCGCGACCGTGCTCGCGCTGTCCGCGCTCACCGGCGACGGTGTCGGTGAACTGCGTGAGGCACTCGGCCAGTTCGTGACCGAGCGGGGCGCCGCGGCGCGCCGGATCTCGGCCGACCTCGACGCCGCCGCGGTACGCCTGTGGCCCGTGTACGCCACCACGCGGCGCGCCGGACTCAGCGAGCAGGCGCGGGACGAGTTCTCGGCGCGACTGGCCGACGCCGTGGGCGCCACCGCCGCCGGTGAGGCGGCCGAGCGGGCGTGGCTGCGCAGCGCCAACCGCGCGTGCGGGACGCCCTGGCTGCGGCTGTGGCGCTGGTTCCACGTCCGGCGCGAACCGCAGACCGGCCGGGTGCAGCTCCGCGCGCAACAGGCGGACGAGCAGGCCACCGCCCGGCAACGGGTCGAACAGGCGGTGCGCACGGTGGCCGACCGGGCGTCGACGGGTCTGCCGACGCCCTGGGCGCAGGCGGTGCGGGAGGCCGCGGTACGCGGTGCCCAGGGGTTGCCCGAGGCGCTGGACGAGCTGGCCGAGCGGACCGGGCTGCCGGCGGGACGGCCGCCGACACCGGGCTGGTGGCCGGTGGCGGTGCTGGCGCAGGCGTCCATGACGATCCTGCAAGTCGTCGGCGGGCTGTGGCTGGTGGGCCAGATCGTCGGGGTGATCCCGCCGAATCTGGGGGTGCCGGTGATGCTGATGGTGGCCGGGATCATCGGCGGCCCGATCGTCGAGTGGAGCTGCCGGATGGCCGCACGGGGCCCGGCCAGGAGGTACGGCCTGGACGCGGAACGCCGGCTGAGGGAGGCCGCGGCGGGCTGCGGCCGGGCCAGAGTCCTCGACCCGGTGGCCTCGGAACTCCTGCGGTACCGGGAAGTGCGGGAGCAGTACGGGAAGGTGACGGGGGCGGGGGTCGGGGTGCGCTGA
- a CDS encoding DUF4262 domain-containing protein yields the protein MDRSPCFCLLCSPPADGPAWKERDGRTAANVSEHGWHVMGVGAGCEAPADWAYSIGMWHTLRSPEVCVFGLRIETMTTVVNVAGREIRNGHTLEADQVRDDILNGCPVIVRPVHTSWYRDFFGAGIDFYQAPSFPIMQLFWPDREGRFPWDDRAEEYCRASQPQLWIPKEETSGPWAALD from the coding sequence ATGGATCGCTCCCCCTGCTTCTGCCTCCTGTGCTCGCCTCCCGCGGACGGCCCCGCCTGGAAGGAACGCGACGGCCGCACAGCCGCGAACGTGTCCGAGCACGGCTGGCACGTGATGGGCGTCGGTGCCGGCTGCGAGGCACCGGCGGACTGGGCCTACTCGATCGGCATGTGGCACACCCTGCGCAGCCCGGAGGTCTGCGTCTTCGGTCTGCGGATCGAGACGATGACGACCGTCGTGAACGTGGCAGGACGAGAGATCCGCAATGGACACACCCTGGAAGCCGATCAGGTACGGGACGACATCCTGAACGGCTGTCCGGTGATCGTGCGGCCGGTTCACACGAGCTGGTACCGGGACTTCTTCGGTGCCGGGATCGACTTCTACCAGGCACCGTCGTTTCCGATCATGCAGTTGTTCTGGCCGGACAGGGAGGGGCGGTTCCCCTGGGACGACCGGGCAGAGGAGTACTGCCGCGCGAGTCAGCCGCAGCTGTGGATCCCGAAGGAGGAGACCAGCGGCCCATGGGCCGCCCTCGACTGA
- a CDS encoding Cys-Gln thioester bond-forming surface protein, translated as MFSSFSAPSACGRGAARLAAVTLVSGLAVTAATVMAVPAAAGTGTVQSGGGAAATISGLKTYGAAVVHADEGDLEISAGLFEMSVEGGGTLQTYCVDIHNPTQRDAKYHETAWSGTSLGANDDSGRIRWILQHSYPQVNDLAALARQAGIRGGLSEQDAAAGTQVAIWRYSDGVDVEAVDPEAEKLADHLEHSARGVAEPEASLTLDPPVLSGRPGERLGPVTVRTNAGSVTVAPPAEAAAAGVRIVDKDGKDVTTAKDGSRLFIDVPEDTPDGSAELTVQASTTVPVGRAFASETRSQTQILAGSSESTVSAAVSASWAEKGAIPALSAQENCAEGGVDITAVNQGDEDFVFELMGAEHTIRAGETRTVTVPLQEDQAYDFTITGPGGYEKRFTGVLDCHTQAGEADEAGTSTQTLSEPSPATAGSTTADANLAATGGSDATPLIAGAAIGLVVLGGAALIVVRRKKP; from the coding sequence GTGTTTTCTTCGTTCTCCGCACCGTCCGCGTGCGGGCGAGGGGCGGCCCGGCTCGCCGCCGTGACGCTGGTCTCGGGGCTGGCCGTCACGGCCGCGACGGTGATGGCCGTGCCCGCCGCGGCCGGGACCGGCACCGTGCAGTCCGGCGGTGGCGCGGCGGCCACGATCAGCGGCCTGAAGACCTACGGCGCGGCCGTCGTGCACGCCGACGAGGGCGACCTGGAGATCTCCGCGGGTCTCTTCGAGATGTCCGTCGAGGGCGGCGGCACCCTGCAGACGTACTGCGTCGACATCCACAACCCCACGCAGCGGGACGCGAAGTACCACGAGACGGCGTGGAGCGGCACCTCGCTCGGCGCCAACGACGACTCGGGCCGCATCCGCTGGATCCTCCAGCACTCCTACCCGCAGGTGAACGACCTCGCGGCGCTGGCACGCCAGGCGGGCATCCGCGGCGGTCTCAGCGAGCAGGACGCCGCGGCCGGCACCCAGGTCGCCATCTGGCGCTACTCGGACGGGGTGGACGTCGAAGCCGTCGACCCCGAGGCCGAGAAGCTCGCCGACCATCTGGAGCACAGCGCCCGCGGCGTGGCGGAGCCCGAGGCGTCGCTGACCCTCGACCCGCCCGTGCTCTCCGGCCGCCCCGGTGAGCGGCTCGGACCGGTCACGGTGCGCACCAACGCGGGCAGCGTCACGGTGGCCCCGCCGGCGGAGGCCGCGGCCGCCGGGGTGCGGATCGTCGACAAGGACGGCAAGGACGTCACCACCGCGAAGGACGGCAGCCGGCTGTTCATCGACGTGCCCGAGGACACCCCGGACGGTTCGGCCGAACTCACCGTGCAGGCGTCGACCACCGTGCCGGTGGGCCGCGCCTTCGCCTCCGAGACCAGGAGCCAGACCCAGATCCTGGCCGGCTCCAGCGAGTCCACGGTCTCGGCGGCGGTGAGCGCGTCATGGGCGGAGAAGGGCGCGATACCCGCCCTGTCCGCGCAGGAGAACTGCGCCGAGGGCGGCGTCGACATCACGGCGGTCAACCAGGGCGACGAGGACTTCGTGTTCGAGCTCATGGGCGCCGAGCACACCATCCGGGCCGGCGAGACCCGCACGGTGACCGTCCCGCTCCAGGAGGACCAGGCCTACGACTTCACGATCACCGGTCCCGGCGGCTACGAGAAGCGCTTCACCGGCGTCCTCGACTGCCACACCCAGGCCGGTGAGGCGGACGAGGCGGGCACCTCCACCCAGACCCTGAGCGAACCGAGCCCGGCCACCGCGGGCAGCACCACCGCCGACGCGAACCTCGCCGCGACGGGCGGCTCCGACGCCACCCCGCTGATCGCGGGAGCGGCCATCGGCCTGGTCGTACTCGGCGGCGCGGCGCTGATCGTGGTCCGCAGAAAGAAGCCGTGA
- the ettA gene encoding energy-dependent translational throttle protein EttA, protein MAEFIYTMRKARKAHGDKVILDDVTLNFLPGAKIGVVGPNGAGKSTVLKIMAGLEQPSNGDAFISPGYSVGILMQEPTLTDEKTVLENVQEGVAEIKGKLDRFNEIAEQMATDYSDALLDEMGKLQEELDHANAWDLDAQLEQAMDALGCPPGDWPVTNLSGGEKRRVALCKLLLEQPDLLLLDEPTNHLDAESVNWLEQHLAKYEGTVVAITHDRYFLDNVAEWILELDRGRAYPYEGNYSTYLETKQTRLKVEGQKDAKRAKRLKEELEWVRSNAKGRQAKSKARLARYEEMAAEAEKMRKLDFEEIQIPPGPRLGSIVVEVNNLNKAFGDKVLIDDLSFTLPRNGIVGVIGPNGAGKTTLFKMIQGLETPDSGTIKVGETVKISYVDQSRENIDPKKTLWAVVSDELDYINVGQVEMPSRAYVSAFGFKGPDQQKPAGVLSGGERNRLNLALTLKQGGNLLLLDEPTNDLDVETLSSLENALLEFPGCAVVVSHDRWFLDRVATHILAYEGESKWFWFEGNFESYEKNKIERLGPDAARPHRATYKKLTRG, encoded by the coding sequence TTGGCTGAGTTCATTTACACCATGCGCAAGGCGCGCAAGGCGCACGGCGACAAGGTGATTCTCGACGACGTCACCCTGAACTTCCTTCCGGGTGCCAAGATCGGCGTCGTCGGTCCGAACGGTGCCGGTAAGTCGACCGTGCTGAAGATCATGGCCGGGCTGGAGCAGCCGTCCAACGGTGACGCCTTCATCTCTCCCGGCTACAGCGTCGGCATCCTCATGCAGGAGCCCACGCTCACCGACGAGAAGACGGTCCTGGAGAACGTCCAGGAGGGCGTCGCAGAGATCAAGGGCAAGCTCGACCGGTTCAACGAGATCGCCGAGCAGATGGCCACCGACTACTCGGACGCGCTGCTCGACGAGATGGGCAAGCTCCAGGAGGAGCTCGACCACGCCAACGCGTGGGACCTCGACGCCCAGCTCGAGCAGGCCATGGACGCGCTGGGCTGCCCGCCCGGCGACTGGCCCGTCACCAACCTCTCCGGTGGTGAGAAGCGCCGCGTCGCGCTCTGCAAGCTGCTGCTGGAGCAGCCCGACCTGCTGCTCCTCGACGAGCCCACCAACCACCTCGACGCCGAGTCGGTGAACTGGCTGGAGCAGCACCTGGCCAAGTACGAGGGCACCGTCGTGGCCATCACCCACGACCGGTACTTCCTGGACAACGTGGCCGAGTGGATCCTGGAGCTGGACCGCGGGCGCGCCTACCCCTACGAGGGCAACTACTCCACGTACCTGGAGACCAAGCAGACCCGTCTGAAGGTCGAGGGGCAGAAGGACGCCAAGCGCGCCAAGCGCCTCAAGGAGGAGCTGGAGTGGGTCCGCTCCAACGCCAAGGGGCGGCAGGCCAAGTCCAAGGCGCGTCTGGCCCGCTACGAGGAGATGGCCGCCGAGGCCGAGAAGATGCGGAAGCTGGACTTCGAGGAGATCCAGATCCCGCCGGGCCCGCGGCTCGGCAGCATCGTCGTCGAGGTCAACAACCTCAACAAGGCCTTCGGGGACAAGGTCCTCATCGACGACCTCAGCTTCACGCTGCCGCGTAACGGCATCGTCGGCGTCATCGGCCCCAACGGCGCCGGCAAGACCACGCTCTTCAAGATGATCCAGGGCCTGGAGACCCCCGACTCCGGCACGATCAAGGTCGGCGAGACCGTCAAGATCTCGTACGTCGACCAGAGCCGCGAGAACATCGACCCCAAGAAGACGCTGTGGGCCGTCGTCTCCGACGAGCTGGACTACATCAACGTCGGCCAGGTCGAGATGCCGTCGCGGGCCTACGTCTCCGCCTTCGGCTTCAAGGGCCCGGACCAGCAGAAGCCGGCCGGTGTGCTCTCCGGCGGTGAGCGCAACCGCCTCAACCTGGCGCTCACCCTCAAGCAGGGCGGCAACCTGCTGCTCCTCGACGAGCCGACCAACGACCTCGACGTCGAGACGCTGTCGTCGCTGGAGAACGCGCTGCTGGAGTTCCCGGGCTGCGCCGTGGTCGTCTCCCACGACCGGTGGTTCCTCGACCGCGTCGCCACGCACATCCTCGCCTACGAGGGCGAGTCCAAGTGGTTCTGGTTCGAGGGCAACTTCGAGTCGTACGAGAAGAACAAGATCGAGCGGCTGGGTCCGGACGCCGCCCGTCCGCACCGCGCCACCTACAAGAAGCTGACCCGGGGCTGA